The following are encoded together in the Gilvimarinus sp. DA14 genome:
- a CDS encoding ABC transporter ATP-binding protein, with protein MHKTHLELSQVGISFPTPKGPFCALQDVNLKIKEGEFVSLIGHSGCGKSTVLNIVAGLYKATTGGVILNGREVDEPGPERAVVFQNHSLLPWLSAYQNVELAVKRVFGRQKSRSEMRDWIEHNLQLVQMGHAMHKKPDEISGGMKQRVGIARALAMEPQVLLMDEPFGALDALTRAHLQDSLMDIQADLGNTVIMITHDVDEAVLLSDRIVMMSNGPAASIGEILEVDLPRPRDRLALADNADYNHYRSAVLRFLYEKQKKVEPINSKRDKPNNSKAGAHHAA; from the coding sequence ATGCACAAGACACACCTTGAACTGTCGCAAGTCGGCATCAGCTTTCCCACCCCCAAGGGGCCATTTTGCGCCTTGCAGGATGTTAATTTGAAAATTAAGGAGGGCGAATTTGTTTCACTGATTGGCCACTCCGGCTGCGGTAAATCGACGGTACTGAATATTGTCGCGGGCCTGTACAAAGCCACCACCGGCGGTGTGATTCTCAACGGCCGCGAAGTGGATGAGCCAGGCCCAGAGCGCGCGGTGGTATTTCAAAACCATTCTTTGCTGCCCTGGCTCAGCGCCTATCAAAATGTAGAGCTGGCCGTTAAACGCGTATTTGGCCGGCAGAAAAGCCGCTCTGAGATGCGCGACTGGATCGAGCACAACCTCCAGCTGGTACAGATGGGACACGCCATGCATAAAAAACCGGACGAGATCTCCGGCGGTATGAAACAGCGCGTCGGTATCGCCCGCGCTCTAGCAATGGAGCCGCAAGTACTATTAATGGATGAGCCCTTTGGCGCGCTGGATGCACTGACCCGGGCACACCTACAAGACTCACTGATGGATATTCAGGCCGATCTGGGTAACACAGTTATTATGATTACTCACGATGTTGACGAAGCGGTACTGCTATCCGACCGCATTGTCATGATGAGCAACGGCCCCGCTGCCAGCATCGGTGAAATACTCGAGGTGGACTTGCCCAGGCCTCGCGATCGCCTGGCACTGGCCGACAACGCTGATTACAACCACTACCGCAGTGCGGTGCTGCGCTTTTTGTATGAAAAACAAAAGAAAGTCGAGCCAATTAATAGCAAGCGCGATAAACCTAACAACAGCAAAGCCGGTGCTCATCATGCGGCCTGA
- a CDS encoding ABC transporter permease, whose product MNSAIAVKQKWQSLRFGKAEVQALGKAVLIPLVGLLLFLGLWHLGAKQVDTSLGQFPGPAEVHEQWNNLLSEHRAENEREAAFYERQQARNEKKLAADPNAEVRWRDFNRRPTFFDQIITSLVTVMTGFLLATAIAIPLGICIGLSNTVYRALNPIIQIFKPVSPLAWLPLVTMVVSAVYVTDDPMLAKSFITSVVTVTLCCLWPTMINTAVGVASLNQDLQNVSRVLRLGWFTHVKTIVLPSAIPMMFTGLRLSLGIAWMVLIAAEMLAQNPGLGKFVWDEFQNGSSNSLGRICVAVLMIGFIGFLLDRALLLLQSWVNWDKTAVVR is encoded by the coding sequence ATGAATTCCGCAATCGCCGTAAAACAAAAGTGGCAGAGCCTGCGTTTTGGCAAGGCCGAAGTGCAAGCACTGGGCAAAGCCGTATTAATACCTTTGGTGGGGCTTTTGTTATTTCTCGGACTCTGGCATTTGGGAGCCAAGCAGGTCGACACCTCGCTGGGACAGTTTCCCGGTCCCGCCGAAGTTCATGAACAGTGGAACAATTTGCTGTCAGAACACCGCGCCGAAAACGAACGCGAAGCGGCATTTTACGAGCGCCAACAAGCGCGCAATGAAAAGAAGTTAGCCGCTGATCCCAACGCCGAAGTGCGCTGGCGTGACTTTAACCGTCGGCCCACTTTTTTCGACCAGATTATTACCAGTCTGGTCACCGTCATGACCGGTTTTCTGCTGGCCACAGCCATTGCGATTCCTCTGGGTATTTGCATTGGCCTTAGCAACACCGTGTACCGGGCACTTAATCCGATTATCCAGATTTTTAAACCCGTATCACCCCTGGCCTGGTTGCCCTTGGTCACTATGGTCGTGAGCGCCGTTTACGTTACCGATGATCCGATGCTGGCGAAGAGCTTTATCACCTCGGTGGTAACCGTCACCCTCTGCTGCCTGTGGCCCACCATGATCAACACCGCCGTGGGCGTCGCCAGTCTGAATCAGGATTTACAAAACGTCAGCCGGGTGTTGCGCCTGGGTTGGTTTACCCATGTTAAAACCATCGTTTTGCCCTCCGCTATTCCGATGATGTTTACCGGCCTGCGCCTGTCCTTAGGTATTGCCTGGATGGTTCTGATTGCCGCCGAAATGCTGGCACAAAACCCGGGGCTAGGTAAATTTGTCTGGGACGAATTTCAAAATGGTTCATCCAACTCACTGGGTCGTATTTGCGTGGCGGTATTAATGATTGGCTTTATCGGCTTTTTGCTGGATCGCGCCCTGCTCTTGCTACAAAGCTGGGTTAATTGGGACAAAACCGCCGTGGTTCGCTAA